The Chitinophagales bacterium genome has a segment encoding these proteins:
- the smc gene encoding chromosome segregation protein SMC — MRLRSIEIKGFKSFADKTLINFDQNITGIVGPNGCGKSNVVDSIRWVLGEQKNKALRLEKMENIIFNGSADKAQANVCEVSITLDNTKNILPTEFQSVTITRTLTRDGDSNYKLNGVNCRLKDIRTLFMDTGISTDSYAIIELKMIDQILNDVDGARRTLIEQAAGVSKFKTRKRETILKLNATEADLDRVKDLLYEIEKNLKTLETQAKKAQQYKAFKEEYKVLSIDLAKHELFAINEDFAKAKKVIQDSEDEKLAVITKLESFEAELEKQKLVVLEKEKHLSEQQKELNSFLATIQQKESDKKIAEQKVSFLNDKINQLQKQTTQTKEIIDNLFTAIEDLEKLHIQDQSKLDTIKVDYDSAKEKLETQREQNLAMRTNVEAAKERSSVAQQKITSLEKNIAIKETELLTLEKNAQQSVFENEERQKQIATIEDNLKQTQQKVDKQKDLVDKLIAKEEQNDLAIQEKEALTEQTRQDLTLKNRTLDAKNNEFKLTKNMVDNLEGFPESIKFLKKNVNWLKDTPLLSDIIYTDENNRVAIEAVLAPYLSNFIVQNETEAYNAIDILSKSSSGKASFLVLDYFNNYKINSSAKKVDDANLAIDLIKVDDQYKNLLQILLDNIYIANENANIQQVYKTLNDEQAVVVSANGQIQKSAQQLSGGAVGLFEGKRLGRLKNLEILEKDIKKLDTETLKLKEKLQTVQNELNHLKVNSYKNTIQRENFTLQNLEKELVGLKSKLDSELNSVEKYTNTAQLLAESITQIKTEIEPLKTDLEQSIAVASSEQESYTSLDNDFKKANELYSELSQQYNNVNILYIQQENKLKSNQQNLQYKQNQLEDNKNRLASADEEINQSNQEVEQITQQVKELENQLITDYNNKEEKMELLSSQEGNYYEIKEGISTTEDNIRNQQKQRQQVEQNIQNRKEEISDLKLNLNLLKERLSIEFNIEMASFEENLELPEDSKDDIKDRLDKVKRKIDYFGDVNPMAEEAYNEMKERFDFITAQRADLEQAKTDLLDTMEEIETTAKEQFLQTFHAVRENFIEVFRSMFTQDDSCDLVLINPDDPLESEIDIMAKPKGKRPQSINQLSGGEKTLTALSLLFGLYLYKPAPFCILDEVDAPLDDANIKKFNDAIKNFSNNSQFIIVTHNKMTMAAVDAIYGVTMVKKGISRVVPVDFSSLN; from the coding sequence ATGCGATTGAGAAGTATTGAGATAAAAGGATTTAAGAGTTTCGCGGATAAGACACTCATTAATTTTGATCAAAATATTACAGGTATTGTCGGACCAAATGGTTGTGGCAAATCTAATGTAGTAGATTCTATTCGTTGGGTTTTGGGTGAACAGAAAAACAAAGCACTTCGTTTAGAAAAAATGGAGAATATTATTTTTAATGGTTCTGCCGATAAAGCTCAAGCTAATGTTTGTGAAGTTTCTATTACACTAGATAATACTAAAAATATATTACCGACTGAATTTCAAAGCGTTACCATTACCAGAACTTTAACAAGAGATGGCGATAGCAATTATAAACTCAATGGTGTTAATTGTAGATTGAAAGATATTCGTACGCTGTTCATGGATACAGGAATTAGTACAGATTCTTATGCTATTATTGAGTTAAAGATGATTGACCAAATTCTGAATGATGTTGATGGTGCAAGAAGAACACTAATAGAACAAGCTGCTGGTGTTTCTAAATTTAAAACTAGAAAAAGAGAAACCATTCTTAAATTAAATGCTACCGAAGCAGATTTAGATAGAGTAAAAGATTTATTATACGAGATAGAAAAAAATCTAAAAACACTAGAAACACAAGCTAAAAAAGCACAACAATACAAAGCATTTAAAGAAGAATACAAAGTTTTAAGTATCGATTTAGCCAAGCATGAATTATTTGCTATTAACGAAGATTTTGCTAAAGCCAAAAAAGTTATTCAAGATAGTGAAGATGAGAAATTAGCTGTAATTACCAAGCTAGAATCGTTTGAAGCAGAATTAGAGAAACAAAAATTAGTTGTTTTAGAGAAAGAGAAACACCTTTCTGAACAGCAAAAAGAACTCAACTCGTTTTTAGCAACCATTCAACAAAAAGAAAGTGACAAAAAAATTGCTGAACAAAAAGTAAGTTTTCTAAACGATAAAATCAATCAATTACAAAAACAAACTACGCAAACCAAAGAAATTATTGATAATTTGTTTACTGCAATTGAAGATTTAGAAAAACTACACATTCAAGATCAATCTAAACTAGATACGATTAAGGTTGATTACGACAGTGCTAAAGAAAAGTTAGAAACTCAAAGAGAACAAAATTTAGCTATGCGTACCAATGTAGAAGCTGCGAAAGAACGATCTTCTGTTGCTCAACAAAAAATTACTTCGCTCGAAAAAAATATTGCAATTAAAGAAACAGAATTGTTGACTTTAGAAAAAAATGCACAACAATCAGTTTTTGAAAACGAAGAAAGACAAAAGCAAATTGCTACGATAGAAGACAATTTAAAGCAAACGCAACAAAAAGTAGACAAACAAAAAGATTTAGTCGATAAATTAATAGCTAAGGAAGAACAAAACGATTTGGCGATTCAAGAGAAAGAAGCACTTACAGAGCAAACCAGACAAGACTTAACGCTTAAGAATAGAACACTTGATGCAAAAAACAACGAGTTTAAGTTAACCAAAAACATGGTTGATAACTTAGAAGGTTTTCCAGAATCTATTAAGTTTTTAAAGAAAAATGTCAATTGGTTAAAAGACACACCATTGTTATCTGATATTATTTATACAGATGAAAATAATCGTGTTGCTATTGAAGCAGTTTTAGCACCATATCTCAGTAATTTCATAGTACAAAACGAAACCGAAGCATATAATGCCATCGATATTTTGTCTAAAAGTTCTTCAGGTAAAGCAAGTTTCTTAGTATTAGATTATTTTAATAATTATAAAATTAATTCATCAGCTAAAAAAGTCGATGATGCCAACTTAGCAATAGATTTAATTAAGGTTGATGACCAATATAAGAATTTATTACAAATATTATTAGACAATATTTATATTGCTAACGAAAATGCGAATATCCAACAAGTATATAAAACATTAAATGATGAACAAGCTGTTGTTGTAAGTGCAAACGGACAAATACAAAAATCTGCACAACAATTAAGTGGTGGTGCTGTTGGTTTGTTTGAAGGAAAAAGATTAGGTCGTTTAAAAAACTTAGAAATTCTTGAAAAAGACATTAAAAAGTTAGATACAGAAACACTTAAACTAAAAGAAAAATTACAAACAGTTCAAAACGAACTCAATCACCTAAAAGTCAATTCGTATAAAAATACCATTCAAAGAGAAAACTTTACGCTACAAAATTTAGAAAAAGAATTAGTTGGTTTAAAAAGTAAACTAGATAGCGAATTAAATTCGGTAGAAAAATATACGAATACAGCTCAATTGTTGGCAGAAAGTATTACGCAAATTAAGACAGAAATTGAGCCATTAAAAACCGATTTAGAACAAAGTATTGCTGTTGCTAGTTCAGAACAAGAAAGTTATACAAGTTTAGATAACGATTTTAAGAAAGCCAATGAATTGTATTCAGAATTATCACAACAATATAATAATGTAAATATTTTATATATACAACAAGAAAATAAATTAAAATCTAATCAACAGAATTTACAGTACAAGCAAAATCAGCTAGAAGACAATAAAAATAGATTAGCAAGTGCAGACGAAGAAATTAATCAATCTAATCAAGAAGTTGAACAAATTACACAACAAGTAAAAGAACTAGAGAATCAGTTAATTACAGATTATAACAACAAAGAAGAAAAAATGGAATTGCTTTCATCACAAGAAGGTAATTACTACGAAATAAAAGAAGGCATTAGTACAACTGAAGACAATATCAGAAATCAACAAAAACAAAGACAACAAGTAGAACAAAACATTCAAAATAGAAAAGAAGAAATTAGCGATTTAAAATTAAATTTAAATCTATTAAAAGAAAGACTATCTATTGAGTTTAATATCGAAATGGCTTCTTTTGAAGAAAACTTAGAGTTACCAGAAGATTCTAAAGACGATATTAAAGATAGATTAGACAAAGTCAAAAGAAAAATAGATTATTTTGGAGATGTCAATCCAATGGCAGAAGAAGCATATAATGAAATGAAAGAACGATTTGATTTCATTACAGCACAAAGAGCAGACTTGGAACAAGCCAAAACCGATTTACTCGACACGATGGAAGAAATTGAAACTACTGCCAAAGAACAATTTTTACAAACATTTCATGCAGTAAGAGAAAATTTCATAGAAGTATTTAGAAGCATGTTTACACAAGATGACTCTTGCGATTTAGTACTCATCAATCCAGATGATCCATTAGAATCAGAAATTGATATTATGGCAAAACCCAAAGGCAAACGACCACAATCTATCAATCAATTGTCTGGTGGAGAAAAAACACTAACAGCTTTATCACTCTTATTCGGATTATACTTATATAAACCAGCACCATTTTGTATTTTAGATGAGGTTGATGCACCATTAGACGATGCTAACATCAAAAAATTCAATGATGCGATAAAGAATTTCTCTAATAATTCGCAGTTTATCATAGTAACACACAATAAAATGACTATGGCAGCTGTAGATGCAATCTATGGCGTTACAATGGTAAAAAAAGGAATCTCAAGAGTAGTTCCAGTAGATTTCAGTAGCTTGAATTAA
- a CDS encoding cytochrome c maturation protein CcmE, translating into MKKTHIIALVLIAVMVVVLISLLGNFSRYETFESAYAKKGKEINVVGVLNLKKPIVYEPTVNPNEFSMYIIDQKGVEKKVIVKKAKPRDVERSEKIVVIGNMENDVFVAKDILMKCPSKYVEKTQG; encoded by the coding sequence ATGAAAAAAACGCATATCATTGCTTTAGTACTTATAGCAGTAATGGTTGTAGTACTTATATCGCTTCTAGGCAATTTCAGTCGATACGAAACATTTGAATCTGCTTACGCTAAAAAAGGAAAAGAAATTAATGTAGTAGGTGTTTTAAACCTAAAGAAACCAATAGTCTATGAACCAACAGTTAATCCAAATGAGTTTTCTATGTATATCATCGACCAAAAAGGCGTAGAAAAGAAAGTAATAGTAAAAAAAGCAAAACCTAGAGATGTAGAACGAAGTGAAAAAATTGTAGTCATTGGAAATATGGAAAATGATGTTTTTGTAGCAAAAGACATACTCATGAAGTGTCCAAGTAAATATGTAGAAAAAACTCAAGGATAA
- the ccsA gene encoding cytochrome c biogenesis protein CcsA — MNIHAQGAEFFYGKLGHFFIILSFCFALLSAVSYFLAASTKDILQQQNWIKLGRTSFIIHVFGIISVFVVFYFILLQHQFQYKYVWQHSSKELPFYFVFSAMWAGQEGSTLLWMFWHAILGLVLIFKAKEYESPVLSFMALAQVLLGSMLLGVYIFNYKMGSSPFALLKDTMDIPIFKMNPNYIPEDGTGLNPSLQNYWMVIHPPTLFLGFASTAIPAAYAFASLWKKDFKNWLTAVSPWALFSLMILGAGILMGGAWAYEALNFGGFWAWDPVENASLVPWLLLAAAIHTLMAAKKTGYSLTATYILFFASFILVMYSSFLTKSGVLGDASVHSFTDMGMSGQLLLCIFAFLFPLFGLLIYRLTKKEIPTPEKEEATSSREFWLFIGSLIFALSAMHIIVLTSFPVINKLPFLTKDLAPPSNIKAHYNNVQIWLAIFVAIGSAVTQFFKYKHSDYKQIFKKLLLSFIMAVVVSTIFIIIYKLYKFDYILLLVAAWFSVIANADYILNVLKRKIKFSGGSVTHIGFALMLIGILISNGKQEVISINKYGIDYGSGFSTDEIAENVLLYKDEPELMGKYRVTYLGDSSADNNIYFNVRYEELNKQGKVKKSFVLHPNILMNSKMGNNPVPSTRKTLLSDLYTHVTAVPLKEDGSPSDSISKKTYTVAVGDTIALSNAMAVIAGVNPHATIDSFEMLADDIALGLDIQYVRLDTVAMLEPIYFIRDLMATSIADEYPKDDIKFAVTKLLPETKQFELVVEQKIRKYIIMKAIKFPLINFLWFGIVIMMIGIFISLRKAIQDRKLRHARN, encoded by the coding sequence ATGAATATACACGCTCAAGGTGCAGAATTTTTCTATGGTAAATTAGGTCATTTCTTTATAATTCTTAGTTTTTGCTTTGCATTATTATCAGCAGTAAGTTATTTTTTAGCAGCTTCAACTAAAGATATTTTACAACAACAAAACTGGATAAAACTCGGACGCACAAGTTTCATCATTCATGTATTTGGTATTATCAGCGTATTTGTAGTGTTCTATTTTATATTACTACAACACCAATTTCAATATAAATATGTATGGCAACACTCATCAAAAGAATTGCCTTTTTATTTTGTGTTTTCGGCAATGTGGGCAGGACAAGAAGGTAGTACACTACTATGGATGTTTTGGCATGCTATCTTAGGATTAGTACTCATCTTTAAAGCCAAAGAATACGAATCGCCAGTGTTGAGTTTTATGGCTTTAGCACAAGTATTACTAGGTTCAATGTTGCTTGGAGTGTATATTTTCAACTACAAAATGGGTTCAAGTCCATTTGCTTTGTTAAAAGATACGATGGATATTCCAATCTTCAAAATGAATCCAAATTACATTCCAGAAGACGGAACAGGACTAAATCCATCACTACAAAATTATTGGATGGTCATACATCCACCAACACTATTTTTAGGATTTGCATCAACAGCAATTCCAGCAGCTTATGCCTTTGCTTCACTTTGGAAAAAAGATTTCAAAAATTGGTTAACAGCAGTATCGCCTTGGGCTTTATTTTCTTTAATGATTTTAGGTGCTGGAATTTTAATGGGAGGTGCTTGGGCTTACGAAGCACTTAATTTTGGTGGATTTTGGGCTTGGGATCCAGTCGAAAACGCATCATTAGTACCTTGGTTATTACTAGCAGCAGCAATTCATACATTAATGGCAGCTAAAAAAACAGGATATTCACTAACTGCTACCTATATTTTGTTTTTCGCTTCTTTTATATTGGTGATGTATTCTTCATTTCTAACAAAAAGTGGTGTTTTAGGCGATGCATCAGTACATTCTTTTACAGATATGGGAATGAGTGGACAATTACTATTGTGCATCTTTGCATTTTTATTTCCTTTATTTGGCTTGTTGATTTATAGATTGACAAAAAAAGAAATTCCTACACCAGAAAAAGAAGAAGCTACAAGCTCTAGAGAGTTTTGGTTGTTTATTGGTAGTTTAATTTTTGCATTGTCAGCGATGCATATTATAGTACTAACTTCATTTCCTGTAATTAATAAGTTGCCTTTTTTAACGAAAGATTTAGCACCACCATCAAACATAAAAGCACACTACAACAATGTACAAATTTGGTTAGCCATTTTTGTAGCAATAGGTTCTGCTGTAACACAATTCTTTAAATATAAACATAGTGATTATAAACAGATATTTAAAAAATTATTATTAAGTTTCATAATGGCTGTTGTAGTAAGTACTATATTTATAATTATCTATAAATTATATAAATTCGATTATATTTTATTGTTAGTTGCTGCTTGGTTTAGTGTAATTGCTAACGCAGATTACATCCTTAATGTACTAAAAAGAAAAATTAAATTTTCTGGTGGTTCAGTTACACATATTGGTTTTGCTTTGATGTTGATTGGTATATTAATTTCTAATGGCAAACAAGAAGTTATTTCTATTAATAAATATGGAATTGATTATGGTTCTGGTTTTTCTACGGATGAAATTGCAGAAAATGTGTTGCTCTACAAAGATGAACCAGAATTAATGGGAAAATATAGAGTTACTTATTTAGGTGATTCATCTGCTGATAACAATATATATTTTAATGTTAGATACGAAGAGTTAAACAAACAAGGAAAAGTAAAAAAATCTTTTGTACTACATCCTAATATTTTAATGAATTCAAAAATGGGTAACAATCCAGTACCATCTACAAGAAAAACATTGTTGAGCGATTTATATACACATGTTACAGCAGTTCCTTTAAAAGAAGATGGTTCACCAAGCGATTCTATCTCTAAAAAAACATATACAGTTGCAGTTGGCGATACTATTGCTTTGTCTAATGCAATGGCAGTTATTGCTGGTGTAAATCCACATGCTACAATAGATAGTTTTGAAATGCTTGCTGATGATATTGCACTAGGTTTAGACATTCAGTATGTACGATTAGATACAGTTGCTATGTTAGAACCAATCTATTTTATTAGAGATTTAATGGCGACTTCAATTGCTGATGAATATCCTAAAGATGACATTAAATTTGCAGTAACTAAACTATTACCAGAAACCAAACAGTTTGAGTTAGTAGTAGAACAAAAAATAAGAAAATATATTATTATGAAAGCTATTAAATTTCCACTAATTAATTTTTTGTGGTTTGGAATAGTTATTATGATGATAGGTATTTTTATTAGTTTGAGAAAAGCAATTCAGGATAGAAAATTACGCCATGCAAGGAATTAA
- a CDS encoding DUF2520 domain-containing protein encodes MQGIKTISFIGSGNVATHLAKELYLKGYTIQQICSRYLENANILANQVEAQGIDHLDALDTTVDLIFCCTKDDLIKKIINRIVDTNNIHAIVHTSGTVGLEVFNDFEDKIINKGIFYPLQSFSKTVPVNFKTIPIGITTTNNLFEAQLLQIANTISEKAFVITDNDRKHLHLSAVLVNNFTNHLFALGQQYCEQHQLDFKLLLPLIQQTIQRIETIAPINAQTGPAKRKDFEIINNHINMLNNNELVQAIYISLTNSILDFYKDSE; translated from the coding sequence ATGCAAGGAATTAAAACAATTTCTTTTATTGGAAGTGGTAATGTGGCAACACATTTGGCAAAAGAACTCTATTTAAAAGGTTATACTATTCAACAAATTTGTAGCAGATATTTAGAAAATGCTAATATTTTAGCTAATCAAGTTGAAGCACAAGGAATTGACCATTTAGATGCATTAGATACTACTGTCGATTTAATTTTTTGTTGTACTAAAGATGATTTAATTAAAAAGATTATTAATCGAATTGTTGATACTAATAACATTCATGCTATTGTACATACTTCAGGAACAGTTGGTTTAGAAGTGTTTAATGATTTTGAAGATAAAATAATTAATAAAGGAATTTTTTATCCATTGCAATCGTTTTCTAAAACAGTGCCAGTTAATTTTAAAACTATTCCAATTGGTATTACAACGACCAATAATTTATTTGAAGCACAGTTACTACAAATTGCCAATACTATTTCAGAAAAAGCATTTGTTATTACAGATAACGACAGAAAACATTTGCATTTGTCTGCTGTTTTGGTCAATAATTTTACCAATCATTTGTTTGCATTAGGTCAACAATATTGCGAACAACATCAGTTAGATTTTAAATTGCTATTGCCATTAATTCAACAAACTATACAAAGAATTGAAACCATTGCTCCAATTAATGCACAAACTGGACCAGCTAAACGAAAAGATTTTGAAATTATTAATAATCATATCAATATGTTAAATAATAATGAGTTGGTTCAAGCTATTTATATTTCGCTAACTAATAGTATCTTAGATTTCTATAAAGATTCAGAATAA
- a CDS encoding Smr/MutS family protein translates to MNVKGIHIYPNKLLEQLNFDFILQQLMSNCIGSLGRSYLATQDFFTNEDKLKEALQATHEVQQLIILNKKLPFSGFDELPFLNQATIENYVLDIEQIIQLYYASLSFQQLYKLLHQKELQTQCEVLYDSIKNINLVDDVILSIQKTIHIDQKIINESVSPKLNSIRSEIRQTQHKIQSVFNKALLHYKQQDFLADTQETVRNSRRVLAVRSEFKRQIKGIIVDESNNGTITFIEPEQTVALNNELLVLFSEEKREIYKILATLTKNIQPFISDIHIQLIFLAYWDSLQAKANYALQNQLTIASVSKEKSIYLKNFIHPVLQYHHQKNKKPIVANTLWLDKTNNFLVISGPNAGGKSIVLKSVGLIQLMFQFGMAIPVEEGSHLPCLQHFFIDIGDEQSIENDVSTYSAHLQKMKYFLQHANGKTLILLDELGVGTDPSLGGAMAEAIIQLLQQKHCLAVITTHFNNIKLFAAQTNGFQSAAMAFDKQNLKPLYQLQIGQPGSSFTFEIAKQSNLPNDVIQLAKEKTGINNKVLDETLSDVQIEKQYIKGLRKNVQKKEQQLTDLVANYEQLKKDLEKEKKKLIKSHQQKLLEAFNEQSRALEKMMRDWKESENKKEQFTNIRQFIDDKRIDIEKNITQEEQQAFKATKGTIEVGNKVKLEDGIEVGEVLQINGKKATVLFGQMKTTVKLSQLQKITETTKKQNNNTNTSYTSKNITEKSIFDYELDIRGLMKDEAFTALDNFFDKALMYGISKVKIVHGRGSGALRTAVQNYLKNYPFIAQYYYEKEQFGGNGATIAELK, encoded by the coding sequence ATGAATGTTAAAGGAATACATATTTATCCAAATAAATTGTTAGAACAACTTAATTTCGATTTTATTCTACAACAACTAATGTCTAATTGTATAGGTAGTTTAGGACGAAGTTATTTAGCTACACAAGATTTCTTTACGAATGAAGATAAATTAAAAGAAGCACTACAAGCAACTCACGAAGTACAACAATTAATTATACTCAATAAAAAATTACCTTTTTCTGGTTTCGATGAATTGCCTTTTTTAAATCAAGCAACAATAGAAAACTATGTATTAGATATTGAACAAATTATTCAGTTGTATTATGCATCATTGAGTTTTCAACAGCTATATAAATTATTACATCAAAAAGAATTACAAACACAATGCGAAGTATTATATGATAGTATAAAAAATATTAATTTAGTTGATGATGTGATTTTGTCTATTCAAAAGACTATACACATCGACCAAAAAATTATTAATGAAAGTGTTTCACCAAAGCTCAATAGTATTAGAAGTGAAATTAGACAAACACAACATAAAATTCAGTCAGTTTTTAATAAAGCATTACTACATTACAAGCAACAAGATTTTTTGGCAGACACTCAAGAAACGGTACGAAATTCAAGACGAGTTTTAGCAGTGCGTAGTGAGTTTAAACGACAAATTAAAGGCATTATTGTTGATGAAAGTAATAACGGAACCATTACTTTTATTGAACCAGAACAAACTGTAGCACTGAATAATGAATTGTTAGTTTTATTTAGCGAAGAAAAAAGAGAAATCTATAAAATTTTAGCTACACTTACTAAAAATATTCAACCATTTATTAGTGATATTCATATACAATTAATTTTTTTAGCTTATTGGGATAGCTTGCAAGCCAAAGCAAATTATGCACTACAAAATCAACTGACAATTGCTAGTGTAAGTAAAGAAAAATCAATATATTTAAAAAACTTTATTCATCCAGTACTACAATATCATCATCAAAAAAATAAAAAACCTATTGTAGCCAACACGCTTTGGTTAGATAAAACAAATAATTTTTTGGTGATAAGTGGACCAAATGCTGGTGGAAAATCTATCGTATTAAAATCAGTAGGTTTAATTCAGTTGATGTTCCAATTCGGTATGGCAATTCCAGTAGAAGAAGGCAGTCATTTACCTTGTTTACAGCATTTTTTTATAGATATTGGCGACGAACAATCTATCGAAAATGATGTGAGTACTTATAGTGCACATCTACAAAAAATGAAATACTTTCTACAACATGCTAATGGTAAAACACTTATTTTGTTAGATGAATTAGGTGTAGGTACTGATCCAAGTTTAGGTGGTGCAATGGCCGAAGCAATTATTCAGTTGCTACAACAAAAACATTGCTTGGCTGTTATTACAACACATTTTAATAATATTAAATTGTTTGCAGCACAAACCAACGGATTTCAAAGTGCAGCTATGGCTTTCGATAAACAAAATCTAAAACCATTGTATCAATTGCAAATAGGACAACCAGGAAGTTCTTTTACTTTTGAAATTGCCAAACAATCTAATTTACCAAATGATGTGATTCAGTTAGCAAAAGAAAAAACAGGCATTAATAATAAAGTTTTAGATGAAACTTTGTCTGATGTTCAAATAGAAAAACAATATATAAAAGGTTTACGAAAGAATGTTCAAAAAAAAGAACAACAACTAACTGATTTAGTAGCTAACTACGAACAATTAAAAAAAGATTTAGAAAAAGAAAAAAAGAAATTGATTAAGAGTCATCAGCAGAAATTGTTAGAAGCATTTAACGAACAAAGCAGAGCTCTAGAAAAAATGATGCGTGATTGGAAAGAAAGCGAAAACAAAAAAGAACAGTTTACAAACATCAGACAGTTTATTGACGATAAACGAATAGATATTGAAAAGAATATCACTCAAGAAGAACAACAAGCGTTTAAAGCTACAAAAGGTACTATTGAAGTTGGTAATAAAGTAAAATTAGAAGATGGAATTGAAGTAGGTGAGGTGCTACAAATCAATGGTAAAAAAGCGACGGTTTTATTTGGACAAATGAAAACAACAGTTAAATTAAGTCAGTTGCAAAAAATAACAGAAACTACAAAAAAACAAAATAACAATACGAATACTTCATATACTTCTAAAAATATTACTGAAAAAAGTATCTTCGACTACGAATTAGACATTAGAGGTTTAATGAAAGACGAAGCATTTACAGCATTAGATAATTTCTTCGATAAAGCATTAATGTATGGCATTTCTAAAGTAAAAATTGTACACGGAAGAGGCAGTGGTGCATTGCGAACAGCAGTACAAAATTATCTTAAAAATTATCCATTTATAGCACAATACTACTACGAAAAAGAACAATTTGGTGGCAACGGAGCAACCATAGCAGAGTTAAAGTAG
- a CDS encoding plasmid pRiA4b ORF-3 family protein, whose translation MPKQIYQIQIALVGFKPKIWRRILVPSDLLLSDFHLIIQTTMGWYNCHLHHFIKNKTFYSIKVPEDDFFWNDSEDIDYKAKKLKIADLLKTIKDKIKYEYDFGDSWEHDIILENILPFDDKVKYPVCIKGKMNCPPEDCGGVWGYYDFLEIIKNPKHPDYKEIMEWMGDEAFDPEFFNIDEVNELLQEKDYGSFELFD comes from the coding sequence ATGCCAAAACAAATTTATCAAATACAAATAGCATTAGTAGGTTTTAAACCTAAAATTTGGAGAAGAATTTTAGTGCCATCAGATTTACTATTATCAGATTTTCATTTAATTATACAAACTACTATGGGATGGTATAATTGTCACTTACATCATTTTATAAAAAATAAAACATTCTATTCTATAAAAGTGCCAGAAGATGATTTCTTTTGGAATGATTCAGAGGATATTGATTATAAAGCAAAAAAGCTTAAAATAGCTGATTTATTAAAAACTATAAAAGACAAAATTAAATACGAGTATGATTTTGGTGATAGTTGGGAACATGATATAATTTTAGAAAATATATTACCTTTTGATGATAAAGTAAAATATCCAGTCTGTATAAAAGGCAAAATGAATTGTCCACCAGAAGACTGTGGCGGTGTTTGGGGCTATTATGATTTTCTCGAAATTATAAAAAATCCAAAGCATCCAGATTATAAAGAAATAATGGAATGGATGGGAGATGAAGCATTTGATCCAGAATTTTTTAATATAGATGAAGTTAATGAATTATTGCAAGAGAAGGATTATGGCTCTTTTGAATTATTTGATTGA
- a CDS encoding dihydrofolate reductase, with product MKIALIVAAAENGAIGKDNQLLWHLSDDLKRFKQLTSGHCILMGRKTYESIGKALPNRTNIILSNTLKEAPKDCVLFNDLEAALYYAVEQKEETLYVIGGATIYTLTMPYCTDLHLTLVHTEIEADAFFEFDDAQWIVQEKIFVAKDAKNEYDSTYLHLVRK from the coding sequence ATGAAAATTGCATTAATAGTAGCAGCAGCAGAAAATGGAGCTATTGGTAAAGACAATCAGTTGTTATGGCATTTGTCTGATGATTTAAAGCGATTTAAACAATTAACCAGTGGTCATTGTATTTTAATGGGACGAAAAACTTACGAGTCGATTGGAAAAGCATTGCCTAACAGAACCAATATTATTTTATCTAATACTTTAAAAGAAGCACCTAAAGATTGCGTTTTATTTAATGATTTAGAAGCAGCTCTGTATTACGCTGTTGAACAAAAAGAAGAAACACTTTATGTAATTGGTGGTGCTACAATTTATACTTTAACCATGCCCTATTGTACTGATTTGCATTTAACCTTAGTGCATACCGAAATTGAAGCTGATGCTTTTTTTGAATTTGATGATGCACAATGGATAGTTCAGGAAAAAATATTTGTAGCCAAAGATGCCAAAAATGAATACGATAGTACTTATTTGCATTTAGTACGAAAGTAA